A DNA window from Plasmodium brasilianum strain Bolivian I chromosome 12, whole genome shotgun sequence contains the following coding sequences:
- a CDS encoding hypothetical protein (conserved Plasmodium protein) — protein sequence MSYSPNHIPSHETNYSKRDRRVKFVETFNLCYCAHDTSHIKENANKSSIKNIGSDLIHNLCYNVGNIESKDDNNFKREIEQFQNFLYYSDNKYSFLSKKEPYEHDYILDSVVKDNFYEKREYDTFSNFSTIPKHSKICQLLNNKKIERENFSRQREKVRIKNTLLKNELENNLCSFNKHLLKYCTYQSDSKVKQQKKNKNSSSQSIKKILYGSKQNLHHPEDSKIDLFLNSCNKISSDEKRKILKNLNLNYAKNERKRNVSAPFISNNLKRCEKICPFDKEVTICARENAENNGTKKEGAGCRLNNVLHNKNINILSYDDIDLYRIKRKIKQGYIYLNNEGLMHNYSDNITPYTKYVKDRKLVQKKFTFNREKTIVKRDYNKKHIFHRINNKKASDVGTPTCSLLYSFPNESNLQVTLCSKNINNNNNISNNNNISNNNNISNNNNISNNNNISNNNNISNNNNISNNNNISNNNNISNNNNISNNNNISNNNNISNNNNISNNKNNSVDETMENFNNKKKLSKLFCPTHNVLIRNIRHDIKKNKKYPSICSLNNSQEHQHNVKNEQFDIYRQYINSQNLLYVYDKLIHNKNTGATAKQRNNRAKRVIKKSNLYSDNEMNKLYQSNNVSRRNIAFGKSIIRSHSFHNFKNCDKRKDMTRSTFKKDTQDSDIFCSDYCTNGISPDDINPNNIRSNDMTTKRTHPNVTCATNSADFAKGMNLKTYINDDIKEHRSTRVKKRVLNNEIEDYVSTNSSNIINYIIPLKKIKYNINRVQKKHKCNHLHNERNIIKRICYNVTDDKRFSYSDSEIRQVDVRKSYGVINENNRRQEANYSLEAVNTYPNNCSWKKKEYEKDINFCIHFNKINSEEFRISNVNNFNVTTCSTTCTSSCKSKMSQKHDNNYCNDKENGIEANELKKIKDVINSTNRNNSGIKNNKNKNGPYSIFSIVEYRTNTKNKELEKVHPLSTCQECRNIYLENVYEEDNNYKKMHNSFSNNNENIYLDITDSTKKGDSCKCIYYSMISGDKILRGIKVDNKGRDENEREHKYEYNNADNNESQNDETNKTNKESSNQSNSYGKYKNYICEEILAHNGDATEHEMTVQPTNSHSKSNYKYPLSFAHVLKDNKVSESVRCSYAEIENADNKSWVHKAINLRSNRFNEVKYSYTEMERRTRNEILINVQASSRCKKELPLKPNVYWCKNRSFFERKYIKREIKDKKVRSCYREFFRGKNKDKDMHKNKHDDNSKCAKCAKCCNEAIETLQHLNYNKDNHTNTSTNKTSKLIETYKKINNDYEIKNDIIEHSEKWEHLELQGKRYTILLQEEVSERKREREREGENYAILDKKRLLTRNISSKESNSHLSHKQGKIRSYYIVKDIEGELKKTPSNAVIYTNDIYKKSKENITPFKNFEIFEHFGKMRRRCYTTALLNDNNTTEKKYSKNAKRGKNMSNNIDYLISTNEFKNIMNKNYHFPDIVPNSKHPANLCPSNKICCSKVGSDSKCHIAKSNISVDFNVLNNSSLKNSKQFEQDICIGTKHNNTAHIDTFDILRKKFIYERLKNGVKEGFLNSIHSEGTNVVNLFNATKKETQNGDLNEAPNEIQNTCNEENPSASYMEGMINKKKKDANIYNKKNVEKAQYITHSLNGIYCSNWRDKNGSLFEDVGRQNNSSNDSSGDINGGNDWDQTYANYRNDNVKENYTNGNCWFHKSIKYSPRITASCSGPNNNLANKYNTNNNDNSNDNFNNIIYLNNGINIINNIRNMNNTIENVDIVNFPYSCMHKKENMCNRDSVHVLNNKEYKLQYNTSSEQVDMNKAHYKKTNEKLTNTRKVGNMNTYKLNLLNNELNMNEVFTRVSDRECKEVRDKILYEKCIDLQRVDEKTNSGRIELAHFSSSAELAHFRSSAELANFRSSAELANFRSSTKPANTSNSVKPLNGQYVIVNEKNNISIRKKSECHNEVSSSSSVQKVLDNVYIRNNNTHACSSSISKKYDSNSNESFSSCFDDKINSSTNSDKRCSTISKSDTTNNVTHHNEVLEYGKGEKKEYLNFVNSQNGNSTSCNIIRSRRSNSCNGHFKPEDQVLKERNCLQNDHLRNGTSEKDSNMTLYKFINKRDIPTVILKISSASTIPGAEGEQSSHKAEKKKVYNSNNNNKSNNSNNNNKSNNSNNNNKSNNSNNSNNNNNSNNNSNNSNNSNNNNNSNNSNNNSNNNNNNSNNNSNNSNNSNNSNNSNNSNNSNNSNNSNNSNNSNNSNSNSNNSNNNNSNNNNNSNNNSNNNSNNNSNNNNNPQSKKTKNDYFNGEGKMKEPVVKWKISNYCESGKLEDLHKDNAFGDVTKTCLKKSLISESTEKIRMKCNSILSRNRYNNYAHDHFSTSCTMENVTDNINYNIGTEIKVNNFTTAINNEINEINYKEMNSSKMEMQKKKNFTNNNEDLKNYLFSYNLKSNVNNFFNCSNKNKLATSLSYGCEKTSKNIYTCESTKVLNSNFNCEVQQVNRSDTFHTEIQGEITESFNCNSEDIRSSSFRSRGENLIRNALTVNSKIDTRKYLTNNENNIGNMENMENRNNHLIEWYPGFDIPIGTNGRAILRKALHQKRMTNVKKCDELLSSNNLFPTSRSTFGDMKIKDLYRAAYILGVWHVAEKYCLLACERNGYKKEWIYMLKKNGIKITIKALKEIRNKHILHKKKIANEIKKRKFTKLGKCSVSICTAAREGCEIYAYPRNKKNIENNNYTH from the exons ATGTCTTACTCCCCAAATCACATCCCTTCACATGAAACCAATTATTCCAAACGTGATAGACGCGTAAAATTTGTAGAAACGTTTAATCTATGTTATTGTGCCCATGATACTAGccatataaaagaaaatgcaaataaatcaagtataaaaaatataggtaGTGATCTAATACACAATCTATGTTACAATGTAGGTAATATAGAAAGCAAAGATgacaataattttaaaagagaaatagaacagtttcaaaattttctttattattcagataataaatattcttttttaagtaaaaaagaaCCTTATGAACATGACTATATACTTGATAGTGTTGTTAAAGacaatttttatgaaaaacgCGAATATGAtactttttcaaattttagtACTATCCCGAAGCATAGTAAAATTTGCCaactattaaataataaaaaaatagaaagggAAAACTTTTCCAGACAACGTGAAAAAGTACGTATAAAAAATACCCTTTTGAAAAATGAGCTTGAAAATAATCTTTGCTCATTTAATAAACACTTACTCAAGTATTGTACCTATCAAAGTGATTCCAAAGttaaacaacaaaaaaaaaataagaacagTTCTTCGCAAtctattaagaaaatattat ATGGTAGCAAACAAAATTTGCATCACCCGGAGGATAGTAAAATAGATTTGTTCCTAAACAGTTGTAACAAAATATCAAGcgatgaaaaaagaaaaattttaaaaaacttaaaTTTGAATTATGCAAAGAATGAACGAAAAAGAAATGTAAGTGCCCCATTCATTtctaataatttgaaaagaTGTGAAAAAATATGCCCCTTTGATAAAGAGGTAACAATTTGCGCAAGGGAAAATGCAGAAAATAATGGTACCAAAAAGGAAGGAGCGGGATGTAGGTTAAATAATGTactacataataaaaatataaacattttatctTATGATGATATAGACttatatagaataaaaagaaaaattaaacaaggctatatatatttaaataatgaaggaCTCATGCACAATTATAGTGACAATATCACCCcttatacaaaatatgtaaaagatAGAAAACTagtgcaaaaaaaatttaccttTAATAGGGAAAAAACTATAGTAAAGAGGGATTATAATAAGAAACATATATTTCACagaataaataacaaaaaagcGAGTGATGTGGGTACCCCCACATGTTCACTGCTATATAGTTTTCCAAATGAGAGCAACTTACAAGTTACTTTATgttctaaaaatattaataataataataatattagtaataataataatattagtaataataataatattagtaataataacaatattagtaataataacaatattagtaataataacaatattagtaataataataatattagtaataataataatattagtaataataataatattagtaataataataatattagtaataataataatattagtaataataataatattagtaataataataatattagtaataataagaataattctGTAGATGAAACGATggaaaattttaacaataaaaaaaaattaagcaagCTTTTTTGTCCTACACATAATGTACTCATACGAAATATAAGacatgatattaaaaaaaataaaaaatatcccTCAATTTGTAGCTTAAATAACTCGCAGGAACATCAACACAATGTGAAAAATGAACAATTCGACATATATAGgcaatatataaattctcaaaatttattatatgtatacgataaactaatacataataaaaacacaGGTGCTACAGCAAAACAGCGTAATAATAGAGCAAAGAgggtaattaaaaaaagcaatCTCTACAGTGATAATGAGATGaacaaattatatcaaaGCAATAACGTAAGTAGACGTAATATTGCATTTGGAAAAAGTATAATTCGTTCCCATTCTTTTCATAACTTCAAAAATTGCGATAAAAGGAAAGACATGACGAGAAGCACCTTTAAAAAGGATACGCAGGATAGTGATATTTTCTGTAGTGACTACTGCACTAATGGAATTAGCCCTGACGATATAAACCCTAACAACATTCGATCTAATGATATGACCACCAAACGCACTCACCCTAATGTTACCTGTGCTACTAACAGTGCAGATTTTGCCAAAGGGATGAATTTAAAAACTTATATCAATGATGATATAAAGGAACATAGATCTACaagagtaaaaaaaagagtgtTAAATAACGAAATTGAAGATTATGTTTCTAcaaatagtagtaatattattaattatattattcccctaaaaaaaataaaatataatataaacagagttcaaaaaaagcataaatgTAACCATCTACATAATGAGAggaatataattaaaagaatatgcTACAATGTAACAGACGATAAAAGATTTTCCTATAGTGACAGTGAAATAAGACAAGTTGACGTTAGAAAAAGTTATGGGGTAATAAATGAGAATAACAGGAGACAAGAGGCGAATTACTCATTAGAAGCAGTTAATACTTATCCAAATAATTGCtcatggaaaaaaaaagagtatgaAAAGGATATAAATTTCTGTATACATTTCAATAAGATAAATTCTGAAGAATTCAGAATATCTAATGTGAACAATTTTAATGTCACCACCTGTAGTACTACGTGTACTAGTAGCTGTAAATCTAAAATGAGTCAGAAACATGATAACAATTATTGCAATGATAAAGAAAATGGGATAGAAGCAAACGAATTGAAGAAGATAAAAGATGTAATAAATAGTACCAATAGGAATAATTCTGgcataaaaaacaataagaATAAGAACGGTCCTTATTCTATATTCAGCATCGTGGAATATAGAACAAATACCAAAAATAAAGAGCTTGAAAAAGTACACCCATTAAGTACATGTCAAGAATgcagaaatatttatttagaaaatgtatatgaggaggataataattataagaaaatgCATAATAGTTTTTCAaacaataatgaaaatatatatcttgaTATTACAGATTCTACCAAAAAAGGCGACAGCTGCAagtgtatttattattctatGATAAGTGgtgataaaattttaagaggAATAAAAGTAGATAATAAGGGGAGAGACGAAAATGAAAGAGaacataaatatgaatataacaATGCAGATAATAATGAGAGCCAAAATGACGAAACAAATAAGACTAATAAGGAGAGCAGTAACCAGAGCAATAGTTACggcaaatataaaaattacatatgtgAAGAAATTTTAGCGCACAATGGAGATGCTACCGAACACGAAATGACTGTGCAACCGACTAATTCGCACTCGAAAAGCAATTACAAGTATCCCTTATCATTTGCGCATGTTTTGAAAGATAATAAGGTCAGCGAATCGGTTAGATGTAGCTATGCCGAAATTGAAAATGCAGATAATAAAAGTTGGGTGCATAAAGCAATAAATTTAAGAAGTAACCGATTtaatgaagtaaaatattcatatacagAAATGGAAAGAAGAACaagaaatgaaattttaataaatgtgcAAGCTTCCAGTAGGTGCAAAAAAGAACTACCCCTAAAACCGAACGTGTACTGGTGTAAAAATAGGTCCTTTTTTGaaaggaaatatataaaaagggaaataaaGGATAAAAAGGTTAGAAGTTGCTATAGGGAGTTTTTcaggggaaaaaataaagataaagacATGCATAAAAACAAACATGACGATAACTCAAAATGTGCAAAATGTGCGAAGTGTTGTAATGAAGCTATTGAAACGTTGCAACATCTCAATTATAACAAAGATAATCATACGAATACGTCAACGAATAAAACCTCGAAATTGATagaaacatataaaaaaattaacaacgattatgaaataaaaaatgatattatcGAACATTCTGAGAAATGGGAACATTTGGAACTTCAGGGGAAGAGATACACAATATTACTACAAGAAGAAGTAAGTGAAAGAAAACGAGAACGAGAAAGAGAAGGGGAAAATTATGCTATACTTGACAAAAAAAGGCTGTTAACACGAAATATAAGTAGCAAAGAAAGCAACTCACATTTGAGCCATAAACAAGGAAAAATAAGGAGCTATTACATTGTCAAAGATATTGAGGGTGAACTAAAAAAAACACCATCTAATGCAgtcatatatacaaatgatatttataaaaagagtaaagaaaatataacacCTTTCAAAAATTTCGAAATTTTCGAACATTTCGGAAAAATGAGGAGAAGATGTTACACAACCGCCCTcttaaatgataataatactacagaaaaaaaatattcaaaaaacgCAAAgagaggaaaaaatatgtcTAATAATATAGACTATTTAATTAGTACAAAtgaattcaaaaatattatgaacaaaaacTATCACTTCCCCGATATTGTCCCTAACAGTAAGCATCCCGCTAATCTTTGTCCTAGTAACAAAATTTGTTGTAGTAAAGTAGGTTCAGATTCTAAATGCCATATTGCAAAAAGCAATATATCTGTTGATTTTAATGTACTAAATAATTCTTCCCTAAAAAACAGCAAACAATTTGAGCAAGACATATGTATTGGTACAAAACACAATAATACAGCACATATAGATACGTTCgatatattaagaaaaaaattcatatatgaAAGATTGAAAAATGGTGTCAAGGAAggttttttaaattctatCCATTCGGAAGGTACGAATGTAGTGAATCTTTTTAATGCAACTAAAAAGGAGACCCAAAATGGGGACCTAAATGAGGCCCCAAATGAGATCCAGAATACGTGTAACGAGGAAAATCCAAGTGCATCTTACATGGAAggaatgataaataaaaaaaaaaaagatgcaaatatatataataagaaaaatgttgAAAAGGCACAATATATAACTCACTCATTAAATGGTATTTACTGTTCTAATTGGAGAGACAAAAACGGAAGCCTATTTGAAGATGTAGGTCGTcaaaataatagtagtaatgaTAGTAGTGGTGATATAAATGGGGGAAATGACTGGGATCAAACGTATGCAAACTATCGAAATGACAATGTAAaggaaaattatacaaatggGAATTGCTGGTTCCATAAGAGCATAAAATATAGCCCTCGAATTACTGCTTCTTGTAGCGGTCCAAACAACAACCTTGCAAATAAGTATAACACAAACAACAATGACAACTCTAATGacaattttaataacataatatatttaaataatggtataaatataattaataatataagaaatatgaaTAACACCATAGAAAATGTAGATATAGTGAATTTCCCTTACAGCTGCatgcataaaaaagaaaatatgtgCAACAGAGATAGTGTTCATGTCCTAAATAACAAGGAATATAAATTACAGTACAACACTTCAAGTGAACAAGTTGATATGAATAAAgcacattataaaaaaactaatGAAAAGTTGACAAATACCAGAAAAGTAGGTAATATGAACACCTATAAACTAAAcctattaaataatgaactAAACATGAACGAGGTATTTACTCGAGTATCAGATCGTGAGTGTAAAGAAGTGAGAGACAAAATATTGTACGAGAAATGCATAGATTTACAACGTGTagatgaaaaaacaaatagcGGAAGAATTGAACTGGCCCATTTTAGTAGCAGCGCTGAACTGGCCCATTTTCGTAGCAGCGCTGAATTGGCCAATTTTCGTAGCAGCGCTGAATTGGCCAATTTTCGTAGCAGCACTAAACCAGCCAATACCAGTAACAGTGTCAAACCATTGAATGGGCAATATGTCATTGttaatgagaaaaataatatatcgattagaaaaaaaagcgaGTGCCATAACGAAGTAAGCAGTTCTTCCTCAGTTCAAAAGGTATTAGATAATGTGTACATAAGGAATAATAATACGCATGCATGTAGTAGCAGcattagtaaaaaatatgacaGCAATAGTAATGAATCTTTTTCTAGTTGCTttgatgataaaataaatagttcAACAAATTCAGACAAGCGTTGTAGCACTATTTCAAAATCGGACACTACAAATAACGTAACGCACCATAACGAGGTATTAGAATAtggaaaaggagaaaaaaaagaatatctaaattttgtaaattctCAAAACGGGAATAGTACCAGTTGCAACATCATCAGAAGCCGAAGAAGCAACTCTTGCAATGGGCACTTTAAACCTGAGGATCAAgtattaaaagaaagaaaCTGTTTACAAAATGACCATTTACGTAATGGTACAAGTGAGAAGGACTCAAATATGACATTATACAAATTCATTAACAAAAGAGATATTCCTACTgtgattttaaaaattagcAGTGCTTCCACAATACCGGGCGCTGAAGGGGAACAATCATCACACAaggcagaaaaaaaaaaagtatataacagtaataataataataaaagtaataacagtaataataataataaaagtaataacagtaataataataataaaagtaataatagtaataatagtaataataataataatagtaataataatagtaacaatagtaataatagtaataataataataatagtaataacagtaataataatagtaataataataataataatagtaataataatagtaataatagtaataatagtaataatagtaataatagtaataatagtaataatagtaataatagtaataatagtaataatagtaataatagtaataatagtaatagtaatagtaataatagtaataataataatagtaataataataataatagtaataataatagtaataataatagtaataataatagtaataataataataatcctCAGAgtaaaaaaactaaaaatgaCTACTTTAATGGAGAAGGAAAAATGAAGGAACCGGTAGTCAAGTGGAAAATTTCTAACTATTGCGAAAGTGGAAAACTCGAGGATCTACATAAGGACAATGCTTTTGGAGACGTTACTAAAACGTGCTTGAAGAAATCATTAATAAGTGAAAGTActgaaaaaataaggatGAAGTGCAACTCAATTTTGAGTAGAAACCGTTACAATAATTATGCACATGATCATTTTTCAACAAGTTGTACTATGGAAAATGTAACTGACAACATAAATTACAATATAGGAAcagaaataaaagtaaataattttacaacagctataaataacgaaataaatgaaataaattataaagaaatgaattcctcaaaaatggaaatgcaaaaaaaaaaaaattttacaaataataatgaagatttaaaaaattacctTTTCAGTTATAACTTGAAAagtaatgtaaataatttttttaattgcaGCAACAAAAATAAGTTGGCTACTTCTTTGTCCTATGGTTGTGAGAAAACttcgaaaaatatttacaccTGTGAATCGACAAAAGTTCTGAATAGCAACTTTAACTGTGAAGTACAACAAGTCAATCGGTCTGACACATTTCACACAGAGATACAAGGAGAAATTACTGAATCGTTTAATTGTAATTCCGAAGATATTCGTAGCAGTTCGTTTAGAAGCAGAGGGGAAAACCTTATTCGTAATGCACTTACTGTTAATTCAAAAATTGATACCAGAAAATACCTTACCaacaatgaaaataatataggtAATATGGAGAATATGGAAAATAGGAATAATCACCTAATTGAGTGGTATCCCGGATTCGATATTCCAATAGGAACAAATGGAAGGGCAATATTACGAAAAGCTTTACATCAAAAAAGAATGACGAATGTAAAGAAATGTGATGAACTTTTATcatcaaataatttatttcccACTTCAAGATCTACATTTGGagatatgaaaataaaagactTATACAGAGctgcatatatattaggaGTATGGCATGTGGCTGAGAAATATTGCCTACTAGCATGTGAAAGGAATGGATACAAAAAGGAATGGATTTACATGCTCAAAAAGAACGGTATTAAAATTACTATTAAAGCTCTTAAAGAAATCAGAAATAAGCATATTCttcataagaaaaaaatagcaaatgaaattaaaaaaagaaaatttactAAATTGGGAAAATGTTCAGTTAGTATATGCACAGCTGCTAGAGAAGGTTGtgaaatatatgcatatcccaggaataagaaaaatattgaaaataataattacacccattaa
- a CDS encoding hypothetical protein (conserved Plasmodium protein), producing the protein MNRARFFLLFLLIVLLHKITDTKCSGKGEPSSQDPRLTQTKVESTENNMPSIFSLFSAKPKDVQKNVNFFLEENRNLWLRRTLNNEKSRNMRRTFADFQELRQNDILRFNELMVIQNEQINMLKNVILSIKEIKE; encoded by the exons ATGAATAGAGCAAGATTCTTTTTACTGTTTTTACTAATTGTATTACTGCACAAAATTACGGATACAAAATGCTCAGGGAAGGGTGAACCTTCATCTCAAGACCCGAGACTGACTCAAACGAAA GTAGAAAGTACTGAAAATAATATGCCTAGtatttttagtttattttcCGCAAAACCAAAAGACgtacaaaaaaatgttaacttttttttgGAGGAGAACagaaat TTATGGCTACGTCGCACACTGAACAATGAAA AGAGCAGAAACATGAGGAGGACTTTCGCTGACTTTCAAGAATTAAGACAAAACGATATATTACGGTTTAACGAATTAATGGTCATACAAAATGAGCAAATAAATATgctaaaaaatgttatattgtCTATTAAGGAAATTAAAGAATGA